In Actinoplanes derwentensis, the following proteins share a genomic window:
- a CDS encoding STM4015 family protein, which produces MRFILPGMAAKVSVGPASFSALHEAAKGVPVTIYHFLTEFAGLPVVAWDDDDLPAEPTAVAWRIEMEFEADEADLRTAFERVLERTGPAGPTALIFGDWGDAYDDAFPFELLIDNAARLTGLRSLFLGEMSSEQCEISWINQGDFTPLLTAFPALERLWIRGSQNLQVGPVRHEGLRELVIQTGGLPAGVLEGIVGSDLPHLTRLELWLGVANYGGDITADDLAPILSGRSFPALTHLGLCNSEIAEELAAAVAAAPVVARLDSLALSLGVLGDVGAESLLAGQPLTHLTSLDLSHHFMTKEMAQRVVDELPGVAVDVSDPQDESRYGRYTVVAE; this is translated from the coding sequence GTGAGGTTCATTCTTCCCGGCATGGCCGCGAAAGTGTCGGTGGGTCCTGCTAGCTTCTCGGCACTGCACGAAGCGGCCAAGGGAGTCCCGGTGACCATCTACCACTTTCTGACGGAGTTCGCGGGTCTGCCCGTCGTGGCCTGGGACGACGACGACCTCCCGGCCGAGCCGACGGCCGTGGCGTGGCGCATCGAGATGGAGTTCGAGGCGGACGAGGCAGATCTCCGGACCGCCTTCGAGCGGGTGCTGGAGCGCACCGGGCCGGCCGGCCCGACCGCGCTGATCTTCGGCGACTGGGGTGACGCCTATGACGACGCGTTCCCCTTCGAGCTGCTGATCGACAACGCCGCACGGCTCACCGGGCTGCGGTCGCTGTTCCTCGGCGAGATGAGCTCCGAGCAGTGCGAGATCTCCTGGATCAACCAGGGCGACTTCACCCCGCTGCTGACCGCGTTCCCGGCCCTGGAGCGTCTCTGGATCCGCGGCTCGCAGAACCTGCAGGTCGGCCCGGTGCGGCACGAGGGCCTGCGCGAGCTGGTCATCCAGACCGGCGGCCTGCCCGCCGGGGTGCTCGAGGGCATCGTCGGCAGCGACCTGCCCCACCTCACCCGTCTGGAGTTGTGGCTGGGCGTGGCCAACTACGGCGGCGACATCACCGCCGACGACCTGGCGCCGATCCTGTCCGGCCGTTCGTTCCCGGCCCTCACCCACCTGGGTCTGTGCAACTCGGAGATCGCCGAGGAGCTGGCGGCGGCCGTCGCGGCGGCACCGGTGGTCGCCCGGCTCGACTCGCTCGCCCTGTCGCTGGGGGTGCTCGGTGACGTGGGTGCCGAGTCGCTACTGGCCGGGCAGCCACTCACCCACCTGACCTCGCTCGACCTGAGCCACCACTTCATGACCAAGGAGATGGCGCAGCGGGTCGTCGACGAGCTGCCCGGGGTGGCCGTCGACGTCTCCGACCCACAGGACGAGAGCCGGTACGGGCGCTACACGGTGGTGGCTGAGTAA
- a CDS encoding SCO2525 family SAM-dependent methyltransferase, producing MRNSDVDWDSFDSDAYFSYNYGELRPDDAQIIQVVANHFQASLRGSALGQAIDVGAGVNLYPAMVMLPYAASVTLVERAFTNCDWLTTELKGPRPSWGQFWKAVSSGRAAYQLIQKPADVLQDRTTVVRGNIFDLKPGLYDLGTMFFVAESITTRTDEFRRAARLFVNSLKPGAPFAAAFMRDSSGYFVAGKHFPACSVSDADVERALAPFARNLNIVMVESNDLRDGYGGMMVATGRKK from the coding sequence GTGCGTAACAGTGATGTGGACTGGGATTCCTTCGATTCGGACGCGTACTTCAGTTACAACTACGGCGAGTTACGACCCGATGATGCACAGATCATTCAGGTCGTCGCGAACCACTTCCAGGCGAGTCTGCGGGGCTCGGCACTGGGGCAGGCGATCGACGTCGGTGCGGGTGTCAATCTGTATCCCGCCATGGTGATGTTGCCGTACGCCGCCAGTGTGACGCTTGTCGAGCGGGCGTTCACCAACTGCGACTGGCTCACCACTGAGTTGAAGGGCCCCCGGCCCTCGTGGGGTCAGTTCTGGAAAGCGGTCTCCAGCGGTCGCGCCGCCTACCAGCTGATCCAGAAACCCGCCGATGTGCTGCAGGACCGGACGACGGTCGTACGAGGCAACATCTTTGATCTGAAGCCTGGTCTTTATGACCTCGGCACCATGTTCTTCGTCGCGGAGTCGATCACCACCCGGACCGATGAGTTCCGGCGTGCCGCCCGCCTGTTCGTCAACTCGCTGAAGCCCGGGGCGCCGTTCGCGGCCGCCTTCATGCGCGACTCGTCCGGCTACTTCGTGGCGGGCAAGCACTTCCCCGCCTGCTCGGTCAGTGATGCGGACGTGGAACGGGCTCTTGCGCCGTTCGCCCGCAACCTGAACATTGTGATGGTGGAGAGCAACGACCTCCGGGACGGCTACGGCGGGATGATGGTGGCCACCGGCAGGAAGAAGTAG